A DNA window from Desulfovibrio inopinatus DSM 10711 contains the following coding sequences:
- a CDS encoding Mu-like prophage major head subunit gpT family protein, which translates to MLVNKANLTALYRGLKTEFQDALRGVPSDYEKIADILPSTTAIEDYTWISDFPALREWIGDKIIKQLSGHQYTVVNKDFESTIAVKRNDLEDDRIGAYGLKAKATGRAAGAWPNRLIFGLLSKGWTTACYDGKAFFATDHSIAGKACSNSGGGTGTAWYLLDTTQALKPLIMQLRKKPQMVVQDDPQTDSVFKRGEYLVSVEARGNAGFGLWQCAYGSKQTLDPAAFAAARAAMMSQTDDNGDPLGISPNVLVVPPTLEENALEILKAEKLADNTSNIWRGMAESLVSPWLSAAA; encoded by the coding sequence ATGTTGGTGAATAAAGCGAATTTAACCGCGTTGTATCGCGGCCTGAAAACGGAATTCCAGGACGCTTTGCGGGGCGTGCCTTCGGACTACGAAAAGATTGCCGATATCCTGCCGTCGACGACGGCTATCGAAGACTACACCTGGATTTCCGATTTCCCGGCATTGCGAGAATGGATAGGCGATAAAATCATCAAGCAGCTCTCCGGGCACCAATACACCGTGGTCAATAAAGATTTTGAAAGCACGATTGCGGTGAAGCGCAATGATTTGGAAGATGATCGGATCGGCGCATATGGCCTCAAGGCCAAGGCAACAGGTCGGGCTGCCGGGGCATGGCCGAACCGGTTGATTTTCGGATTGCTTTCCAAGGGGTGGACCACCGCCTGCTATGACGGCAAGGCCTTTTTTGCAACGGATCATTCGATAGCCGGGAAAGCCTGCTCAAACTCCGGAGGCGGGACGGGGACGGCCTGGTATCTCCTCGACACCACCCAGGCGCTCAAGCCGCTTATCATGCAGCTCCGCAAAAAGCCGCAAATGGTTGTTCAGGATGATCCGCAGACCGACTCCGTGTTTAAACGCGGTGAATATCTTGTGAGCGTGGAAGCGCGAGGCAATGCCGGGTTTGGGTTGTGGCAGTGCGCCTATGGATCGAAGCAAACGCTCGATCCTGCCGCATTTGCAGCAGCCCGGGCGGCTATGATGTCGCAGACGGATGATAACGGCGACCCGTTGGGCATTAGCCCGAATGTTTTGGTTGTGCCGCCGACGTTGGAAGAAAACGCCCTGGAAATCCTCAAAGCCGAAAAACTGGCCGATAACACTTCGAATATTTGGCGCGGTATGGCCGAATCGTTGGTGTCGCCCTGGCTGTCTGCTGCCGCCTGA